In Idiomarina sp. PL1-037, a single genomic region encodes these proteins:
- the glyS gene encoding glycine--tRNA ligase subunit beta, with amino-acid sequence MQKENLLIELGTEELPPKALKSLRDSLKSGIESGLKSAELNFDSIEAYATPRRLAVLVKQVETEQQDKEVEKRGPAVTVAFDDSGKPTKAAEGWARSNGITVEQADRLKTDKGEWLLHKATVKGQALADLVQGMLEAAIKTLPIPKPMRWGGSTAQFIRPVHTLTVMLGSELIKAEILETQSARFIQGHRFHSSQGFELDHVDNYLPKLREAKVIANFEERIETIQSEVSRLASELGGQVIQDNELVEEVAALVEWPVALTASFDQGFLAVPKEPLIVTMKDDQRYFPVEDGKGNLLSQFIFITNIESRDPQQIIKGNEKVVRPRLADAQFFFESDKKTTLESRVAALDSVLFQKQLGSIGDKARRISVLAGKIANQLTADVKASERAGLLCKADLVSDMVSEFPETQGVMGKHYALNDGESPVVAEAIEQHYWPRFSGDELPLTREACAVALADKLDTLVGIFGIGQVPKGDRDPFALRRAALGLLRTLVERQLPLDLHELLAASVEGFGDKLSNNTATNDVFDFLLGRFRPWYQDQGISVDVIQSVLARSPSKPTDFDQRVKAVQSFKSMDSAASLAAANKRVGNILAKSDEEISGNVDETLLQEDSETTLYRLVKQTEGAVKPLIADGQYNNALTHLSELKEPVDAFFEHVMVNADDDKVRINRLNLLFRLRQLFLEIADISLLQ; translated from the coding sequence GTGCAAAAAGAAAACTTATTAATTGAGTTAGGTACTGAAGAGCTTCCTCCAAAAGCCTTAAAATCGCTGCGTGACAGCTTAAAGTCGGGTATTGAGTCAGGCTTAAAGAGCGCAGAATTGAATTTTGATAGTATTGAGGCTTATGCAACCCCTCGCCGACTGGCTGTTCTGGTGAAACAAGTTGAAACTGAGCAGCAGGACAAAGAAGTCGAGAAGCGCGGGCCAGCAGTAACTGTGGCTTTTGACGACTCTGGTAAACCGACTAAGGCAGCTGAAGGTTGGGCTCGCTCCAACGGCATTACGGTAGAACAGGCTGACCGCCTTAAAACGGACAAAGGCGAATGGTTATTGCACAAGGCTACTGTAAAAGGCCAGGCTCTCGCTGACTTAGTTCAGGGTATGTTGGAAGCAGCCATTAAAACACTACCTATTCCTAAGCCGATGCGCTGGGGGGGCAGCACCGCGCAATTTATTCGCCCTGTGCACACACTCACTGTCATGCTGGGCAGCGAACTTATTAAAGCTGAAATACTGGAAACGCAGAGTGCCCGTTTTATACAGGGTCACCGCTTCCATTCGTCTCAAGGTTTTGAGCTCGACCATGTCGACAACTACTTACCTAAACTTCGTGAAGCGAAAGTGATCGCTAACTTCGAAGAGCGTATTGAAACCATTCAGTCGGAAGTATCACGTCTTGCCTCAGAACTCGGCGGCCAGGTTATTCAGGATAACGAATTAGTGGAAGAAGTTGCTGCCCTAGTGGAATGGCCCGTTGCTTTAACGGCAAGTTTCGATCAAGGTTTCCTCGCGGTACCAAAAGAGCCGCTTATCGTTACCATGAAAGACGACCAACGTTACTTTCCAGTCGAAGATGGCAAAGGTAACTTACTGTCGCAATTTATTTTCATCACCAATATTGAAAGTCGCGACCCTCAACAAATCATCAAAGGTAACGAAAAGGTTGTTCGCCCTCGCCTGGCGGATGCCCAGTTTTTCTTTGAGTCTGATAAGAAAACGACTTTAGAATCGCGAGTTGCTGCACTGGACTCTGTTCTGTTCCAAAAACAACTGGGTAGTATTGGCGACAAAGCTCGTCGTATATCGGTGTTAGCAGGGAAAATTGCAAACCAGTTAACTGCCGACGTAAAAGCCTCAGAACGAGCCGGTCTGCTGTGCAAAGCTGACCTGGTTTCCGATATGGTTTCTGAGTTTCCCGAAACCCAGGGTGTTATGGGTAAACACTATGCGTTAAACGACGGCGAAAGCCCGGTAGTAGCCGAAGCAATAGAGCAGCACTACTGGCCTCGTTTTTCTGGGGACGAATTACCTTTGACACGAGAGGCTTGTGCCGTCGCTTTAGCAGACAAGCTGGATACATTGGTCGGTATATTCGGTATTGGTCAGGTACCGAAAGGTGACCGTGACCCATTCGCTCTGCGCCGTGCAGCTCTTGGTTTGTTGCGCACCCTGGTCGAGCGACAGTTGCCACTAGATTTACATGAACTGTTAGCGGCATCCGTCGAAGGTTTTGGTGATAAGCTATCGAATAACACTGCCACTAACGATGTCTTCGACTTTTTACTTGGTCGTTTTCGTCCCTGGTACCAGGATCAGGGCATTTCCGTCGATGTTATTCAGTCGGTACTGGCACGGTCGCCGTCAAAACCAACCGACTTTGACCAAAGGGTAAAGGCTGTTCAGTCATTTAAGTCTATGGATTCTGCTGCTAGCCTTGCCGCAGCCAATAAGCGGGTGGGTAATATCCTGGCAAAATCAGACGAAGAGATATCCGGTAACGTGGATGAAACTCTTCTACAGGAAGATTCTGAAACAACACTTTATCGTTTGGTTAAACAGACAGAAGGCGCTGTTAAGCCACTGATTGCTGATGGTCAATACAATAACGCTCTCACGCATTTATCTGAGCTTAAAGAGCCTGTGGATGCTTTTTTTGAGCATGTCATGGTCAATGCCGATGACGATAAAGTCCGTATTAACCGCCTGAACTTATTGTTCCGCTTGCGTCAACTGTTCCTGGAAATAGCGGATATTTCTTTGCTTCAGTAA
- the glyQ gene encoding glycine--tRNA ligase subunit alpha, giving the protein MSTYDVKTFQGLILALQDYWAQQGCAVVQPLDMEVGAGTFHPMTFLRSLGPEPASFAYVQPCRRPTDGRYGENPNRLQHYYQFQVIMKPSPKDIQELYLGSLEMLGFDTLTHDIRFVEDNWESPTLGAWGLGWEVWLNGMEVTQFTYFQQVGGLECRPVAGEITYGLERLAMYIQGVDSIYDLVWTDGPRGKILYRDVFHQNEVEQSTYNFEYADVDVLFRRFDDCEKECELLIEKSLALPAYEQVMRASHAFNLLDARHAISVTERQRYILRVRTMAKAVAQVYYQAREALGFPLADNKNKPAAN; this is encoded by the coding sequence ATGTCGACGTACGATGTGAAAACCTTTCAGGGGCTTATTCTTGCTCTTCAGGATTACTGGGCTCAGCAGGGCTGTGCCGTGGTTCAGCCACTCGATATGGAGGTTGGTGCCGGTACCTTCCATCCAATGACCTTTCTGCGTTCATTGGGCCCGGAGCCAGCGAGTTTTGCCTATGTGCAACCTTGCCGCCGCCCTACCGACGGCCGTTATGGCGAAAACCCAAACCGCCTGCAGCACTATTATCAGTTTCAGGTCATTATGAAACCTTCGCCTAAAGACATTCAGGAGCTGTATCTGGGTTCTTTAGAAATGCTGGGCTTTGACACACTGACTCATGACATACGCTTTGTAGAAGACAACTGGGAATCTCCTACTCTGGGCGCCTGGGGCTTAGGTTGGGAAGTATGGCTTAACGGTATGGAAGTCACTCAGTTTACTTACTTCCAACAGGTAGGCGGTTTAGAGTGCCGTCCTGTGGCCGGAGAAATCACCTACGGCCTTGAGCGTTTAGCTATGTACATTCAGGGCGTAGACAGCATTTATGACCTGGTCTGGACAGACGGCCCGCGCGGTAAAATCTTGTATCGGGATGTTTTCCATCAGAACGAAGTTGAGCAATCGACTTACAACTTTGAATACGCTGACGTTGATGTGCTGTTCCGCCGCTTCGACGACTGCGAAAAAGAATGTGAACTGCTAATTGAAAAGTCTCTGGCTTTACCTGCGTACGAGCAGGTTATGCGTGCATCTCACGCCTTTAACTTACTGGATGCCCGACACGCTATTTCTGTGACCGAAAGACAGCGCTACATACTTCGCGTGAGAACCATGGCGAAGGCTGTTGCCCAAGTCTATTATCAGGCGCGCGAAGCTCTTGGCTTCCCTTTAGCCGACAATAAAAACAAACCAGCAGCGAACTAA
- a CDS encoding DNA-3-methyladenine glycosylase I, whose product MTNNQPERCSWCESAEDYRAYHDNVWGRPVSDPIELFAKLCLDGQQAGLSWLTILRKQGGYEKAFLGFDPQAIVAMNDADRELLYSNRDIIRSKAKIDAIFTNAEAYLRMEEKGIKFEHWLWAFVGGSPIINAYPTQSEIPTETEASQSMAKALKKEGFKFVGPTICYAFMEAVGMVNDHVTSCHCYQPVAEQMKQFTL is encoded by the coding sequence ATGACAAATAATCAGCCAGAACGGTGTTCCTGGTGTGAATCTGCTGAAGACTACCGTGCTTATCATGACAATGTGTGGGGGCGTCCGGTAAGCGATCCTATAGAACTATTTGCCAAACTGTGTCTGGACGGGCAGCAGGCGGGACTTAGCTGGTTAACTATTCTGCGTAAACAGGGCGGCTATGAGAAAGCTTTTTTAGGTTTTGACCCACAAGCTATTGTGGCTATGAATGACGCTGATCGTGAATTACTCTACAGCAACCGTGATATTATCCGTAGCAAAGCCAAAATTGATGCCATTTTTACTAACGCTGAAGCGTACTTAAGAATGGAAGAAAAGGGCATTAAGTTTGAGCACTGGCTGTGGGCGTTTGTGGGCGGCTCACCGATTATTAATGCGTACCCGACGCAAAGTGAGATCCCAACAGAAACAGAAGCTTCCCAAAGCATGGCAAAAGCGTTAAAAAAGGAAGGCTTTAAGTTTGTCGGACCGACCATTTGCTATGCTTTTATGGAAGCAGTTGGTATGGTGAACGACCATGTTACTAGCTGTCATTGCTATCAGCCTGTTGCTGAACAAATGAAACAGTTTACGTTGTAA
- a CDS encoding GNAT family N-acetyltransferase, whose amino-acid sequence MIEITLADYSNPKHRNAVIAMLDAYAKDPMGGGEGISDDVKESLIDEMAKRDHVFSLLAYDGDTPVGVANCVEGFSTFAAKPLMNIHDIAVIPDYRGQGVAKKLLEEVKTLAEFRGCVKLTLEVLENNDRAKKAYENFGFAPYELGDVGKAEFWELYLNKENA is encoded by the coding sequence ATGATAGAAATTACTCTTGCGGACTACAGCAACCCTAAACACCGTAATGCGGTTATTGCTATGTTAGATGCTTATGCTAAAGACCCTATGGGTGGTGGCGAAGGCATATCTGATGACGTCAAAGAAAGCCTAATAGACGAAATGGCAAAACGAGACCATGTCTTTTCTTTGCTGGCCTACGATGGTGATACTCCGGTTGGCGTTGCAAACTGCGTCGAAGGCTTCTCAACCTTCGCAGCAAAACCGTTAATGAATATTCATGACATAGCCGTTATCCCGGATTATCGTGGTCAGGGCGTTGCTAAAAAGCTATTAGAAGAAGTGAAAACGCTGGCGGAATTTCGTGGCTGCGTAAAATTGACACTGGAAGTGCTTGAGAACAATGACCGGGCGAAAAAAGCCTATGAGAACTTCGGCTTTGCACCTTATGAATTAGGTGACGTAGGTAAAGCGGAATTTTGGGAGTTGTATCTGAATAAAGAAAACGCCTGA
- the tusA gene encoding sulfurtransferase TusA — MAQINCDKELDTLGLKCPEPVMLVRAAIRKMSVGETLLIIADDPATTRDIPGFCEFMEHELVGSETEKVPYSYWVRKSH, encoded by the coding sequence ATGGCTCAAATTAACTGCGACAAAGAACTGGACACCTTAGGCCTTAAATGCCCGGAGCCGGTAATGCTGGTACGTGCGGCTATCCGCAAGATGTCGGTAGGAGAGACTTTACTGATTATTGCAGATGATCCCGCAACAACCCGGGATATTCCGGGATTTTGCGAGTTTATGGAGCATGAGTTGGTGGGGTCTGAAACTGAGAAAGTGCCCTATAGCTATTGGGTGAGAAAGTCACATTAA
- the fadA gene encoding acetyl-CoA C-acyltransferase FadA, whose translation MKDIVIVDCIRTPMGRSKNGVFRHTRAEDLSAALMKGLLERNPEVNPEELEDIYWGCVQQTLEQGFNIARNSALIAGIPHKVAGVTVNRLCGSSMQALHDATRAIMNGDGDIFMAGGVEHMGHVPMTHGIDFHPGMNKSVAKASGSMGMTAELLSRKFGITREQQDEFGARSHRKAHEATVEGRFAKEIYPINGHNADGELVRVTEDEVIRPETTAEGLSQLRPVFDPANGTVTAGTSSALSDGAAAMLVMSADKAKELGLTPRVKIRSMAVAGCDPSIMGYGPVPATEKALKRAGVSIDDIDVVELNEAFAAQSLPVLKGLKLFDKMEEKVNLNGGAIALGHPLGCSGARISTTLINLMEEKDAKLGLATMCIGLGQGIATVFERV comes from the coding sequence ATGAAAGACATCGTCATAGTAGATTGTATTCGTACGCCAATGGGGCGTTCAAAAAATGGTGTTTTCCGCCATACTCGTGCCGAAGACCTCTCAGCTGCGCTGATGAAGGGCTTACTTGAGCGTAACCCGGAAGTAAACCCGGAAGAACTGGAAGACATTTACTGGGGTTGTGTACAACAAACCTTAGAGCAAGGCTTTAACATTGCGCGTAACTCGGCACTCATTGCGGGTATTCCACATAAAGTAGCCGGTGTGACGGTTAACCGTTTGTGTGGCTCTTCAATGCAGGCACTGCACGACGCAACACGCGCAATTATGAACGGCGACGGTGATATTTTTATGGCCGGTGGTGTTGAGCACATGGGTCACGTACCAATGACTCACGGAATCGACTTTCATCCGGGCATGAACAAGTCTGTAGCGAAAGCCTCAGGCAGCATGGGCATGACCGCTGAACTGTTGTCTCGTAAGTTCGGTATTACCCGTGAACAGCAAGACGAATTCGGCGCTCGCTCTCATCGCAAAGCGCACGAGGCGACCGTTGAAGGCCGCTTTGCTAAAGAAATTTACCCAATTAACGGCCACAATGCCGACGGCGAACTGGTGCGCGTTACTGAAGACGAAGTAATTCGTCCAGAAACCACTGCTGAAGGCCTGTCACAGCTTCGCCCAGTGTTTGACCCCGCCAACGGTACGGTAACCGCAGGTACCTCATCAGCCTTGTCTGATGGCGCCGCTGCCATGTTAGTAATGTCTGCTGACAAAGCCAAAGAGCTGGGTCTGACGCCACGCGTTAAAATCCGCTCAATGGCCGTTGCAGGCTGCGATCCGTCCATTATGGGTTACGGACCGGTTCCTGCAACGGAAAAAGCACTCAAGCGTGCTGGCGTCTCTATTGATGACATCGATGTTGTTGAACTGAACGAAGCCTTTGCCGCGCAGTCTTTGCCTGTTCTTAAAGGCCTGAAACTGTTCGACAAGATGGAAGAAAAAGTGAACCTGAACGGCGGTGCTATCGCTTTAGGTCACCCACTAGGTTGTTCTGGCGCACGTATTTCAACTACGCTGATCAACTTAATGGAAGAGAAAGATGCGAAGCTTGGCCTAGCCACTATGTGTATCGGCTTAGGTCAGGGTATTGCGACTGTGTTCGAGCGCGTCTAG
- the fadB gene encoding fatty acid oxidation complex subunit alpha FadB codes for MIYQGESIRVDFIEPGFAELQFDAKGSVNKFDQATLEEFSEALTKLQNTNDLRGVIVTSSKSTFIVGADITEFLTLFSDQEKTRSWVAKASRVFDQLEDLPVPTVGAVKGFALGGGCEALLACDYRVADTTATLGLPEVKLGLIPGFGGTMRLPRVIGPDNALEWITTGKNNKAHDALKVGAVDAVVEPENLTKAALNLAKEAAAGQQDWKAKRQPKLEPLRANDTELMMTLVTAKGLIAAKAGKHYPAPHKALEAIENGAREHREGALKAENNAFFDLTQTDACQAQVGIFLADQAVKSKSKKYAKAATKEIKTAGVLGAGIMGGGIAYQSALKGVPAVMKDIKQDALDLGMKEAGKILKKGVERGKVNSEKMIKILSSITPTLLNDAVKDVDIVVEAVVENPKVKGSVLAEIEGVIGDDAILTSNTSTISITELAKNLKRPEKFCGMHFFNPVHKMPLVEIIRGEKTSDDTVNAVVAYALKLGKTPIVVNDCPGFLVNRVLFPYLAGFAGMVDEGVDFVGIDKVMEKQFGWPMGPAYLSDVVGIDTADHCTVVMEAGFPTRMKRDESSAIAKLAAAERYGQKNGKGFYVYGTDKKGKPTKEADPATYELLGCEQGKKLDADEVIARCMIPMVNEVVRCLEEDIVGSAAEADMALLYGLGFPPFRGGPFRYLETLGMDNFIQLADKYAHLGEIYQVTDGMREMAKAGKSYFDTTSAK; via the coding sequence ATGATCTATCAAGGTGAAAGCATTCGGGTCGATTTTATCGAACCAGGTTTCGCAGAACTACAATTTGATGCGAAAGGCTCGGTTAATAAATTCGACCAGGCGACATTAGAAGAATTCAGTGAAGCACTGACAAAATTACAAAACACTAACGACCTGCGCGGCGTCATTGTCACCAGTAGCAAGTCGACCTTTATTGTCGGCGCTGACATTACCGAGTTCCTGACACTATTTTCTGATCAGGAAAAAACCCGCAGCTGGGTGGCAAAAGCTTCTCGCGTATTTGACCAGTTGGAAGACCTGCCAGTACCAACAGTTGGTGCGGTAAAAGGTTTCGCATTAGGCGGCGGTTGTGAAGCCTTGTTAGCCTGTGACTACCGTGTAGCGGACACCACAGCAACTCTCGGCCTGCCGGAAGTTAAACTGGGCCTTATTCCTGGCTTTGGCGGCACCATGCGTTTACCTCGCGTAATTGGTCCGGACAACGCACTTGAGTGGATAACCACAGGTAAAAACAACAAAGCTCATGATGCACTAAAAGTCGGCGCTGTCGATGCGGTTGTTGAACCAGAAAACCTGACCAAAGCAGCTCTTAATTTGGCGAAGGAAGCTGCAGCCGGTCAACAGGACTGGAAAGCCAAGCGTCAGCCAAAACTTGAACCATTAAGAGCTAACGACACCGAGTTGATGATGACTCTGGTTACCGCTAAAGGCTTAATTGCAGCGAAAGCAGGCAAACACTACCCGGCACCGCACAAAGCGTTAGAAGCGATAGAAAACGGCGCGCGCGAACATCGTGAAGGCGCATTAAAAGCAGAAAACAACGCGTTTTTCGACCTGACCCAAACCGACGCGTGTCAGGCACAGGTTGGTATCTTCCTGGCGGACCAGGCGGTTAAAAGTAAGTCTAAGAAGTACGCGAAAGCAGCAACCAAAGAAATTAAGACAGCAGGTGTTTTGGGTGCCGGCATTATGGGCGGCGGTATCGCTTACCAGTCAGCGCTTAAAGGCGTACCGGCGGTTATGAAAGACATTAAGCAAGACGCTTTAGACTTAGGTATGAAAGAAGCCGGCAAGATCCTGAAGAAAGGTGTCGAGCGCGGCAAAGTTAACAGCGAGAAGATGATTAAAATCTTGTCTTCTATTACGCCTACGCTGCTGAATGACGCAGTCAAAGACGTCGATATTGTCGTAGAAGCCGTTGTTGAAAACCCGAAAGTTAAAGGCTCGGTACTGGCAGAAATTGAAGGCGTAATAGGCGATGACGCCATTTTGACGTCAAATACTTCGACCATTTCTATTACTGAACTCGCTAAGAACCTGAAGCGCCCTGAAAAATTCTGCGGTATGCACTTTTTCAACCCGGTACACAAAATGCCATTGGTTGAAATTATCCGTGGCGAGAAAACCTCAGATGACACCGTTAATGCGGTAGTCGCCTATGCGCTTAAACTTGGCAAAACCCCTATCGTTGTTAACGACTGCCCGGGCTTTTTAGTCAACCGTGTATTGTTCCCGTACCTGGCAGGCTTTGCCGGCATGGTGGATGAAGGCGTTGATTTCGTCGGCATCGACAAGGTTATGGAGAAGCAGTTCGGCTGGCCTATGGGTCCTGCTTATTTGAGCGATGTGGTCGGTATCGACACAGCTGATCATTGTACCGTTGTGATGGAAGCAGGCTTCCCGACCCGCATGAAGCGCGACGAGTCAAGCGCCATTGCTAAACTGGCGGCTGCTGAGCGTTACGGTCAGAAAAACGGCAAAGGCTTCTACGTTTACGGCACCGACAAAAAAGGTAAGCCAACCAAAGAGGCAGATCCAGCCACTTACGAGCTGTTAGGTTGTGAGCAAGGCAAAAAACTGGATGCTGACGAAGTCATTGCGCGTTGCATGATCCCTATGGTGAACGAAGTCGTTCGCTGCCTGGAAGAAGACATTGTTGGCTCTGCTGCCGAAGCAGACATGGCGCTGCTTTATGGCTTAGGCTTTCCTCCATTCCGAGGCGGTCCTTTCCGTTATCTGGAAACGCTTGGCATGGACAACTTTATTCAACTGGCAGACAAGTACGCGCACCTGGGTGAAATTTATCAGGTTACCGACGGCATGCGTGAAATGGCTAAAGCCGGTAAATCTTACTTTGACACAACCAGCGCGAAGTAA
- a CDS encoding transglycosylase SLT domain-containing protein — MKKQSFIIRYSAPLFLALFLLSAGAVQSEPVDTKQREQQRELFKKAEYAAKRGRLNEYRLLLKKLKGYPLLPYLELARLEQIGYLANEDRVLAFLEKYEKTPLDWQLRQPWLTYLAGQEEYSRFIRDFRHPGTLTHRCQFIESQRKTGLEDGPFLRQVDAIWKHGFSLPSACDPVLDEWAELGERTEEKVWERLELAAEHGNPTLLPYLTGLLPELQQYLGEFYHKVRYSPAAIEDDSWYKGRYPGKEAQIVTYALTTLVWRNENIALRSYKKLSSQLPFTEQQKGRIAEEFAVALSLNSHPEARVWHDRVPVNALNERVLQWRLAIYLKDKDYEGLRDAIQSLPVAIRQGNQWRYWLARSQEITGNALAAQELYEDLSDERHYYGFLAAARLQKPVSLEQEKLEVSVVQLEQIRNHPSVQRAYELIQLERWVDARREWNHLLTQLDGEEQKVAAYLASEWGWHDQAIWTLAQIGHFDAVGIRFPLAYKDILGRASQAAGIDESWALAVTRRESNFRHDAYSSAGARGLMQILPGTAKQLDTKNNSWRRLNDPAVNVRLGTDYLSRLKHRFENNWLLATASYNAGYYRVKDWLPDEPVAADEWVETIPYHETRDYVKAVLSYQQIYRMLGGNEDNLFEQVVDMTIVDTE, encoded by the coding sequence ATGAAAAAGCAGTCGTTTATCATACGTTACAGTGCGCCATTGTTTCTCGCTTTGTTCTTGCTGAGCGCTGGTGCGGTTCAGTCTGAGCCTGTTGATACAAAGCAACGGGAGCAGCAGCGTGAGCTATTCAAAAAAGCAGAGTACGCGGCTAAACGTGGTCGTCTGAACGAGTATCGGTTATTACTGAAAAAGCTGAAAGGTTATCCATTGCTGCCGTATCTGGAACTGGCTCGACTTGAGCAAATTGGATACCTGGCCAATGAAGACCGCGTTTTGGCCTTTCTTGAAAAGTACGAAAAGACCCCTCTGGACTGGCAATTAAGGCAACCCTGGCTTACCTATTTGGCAGGGCAGGAGGAATATTCACGCTTTATCCGGGACTTCCGGCATCCGGGAACCCTAACTCATCGCTGTCAGTTTATAGAGTCACAACGTAAAACGGGTCTGGAAGATGGGCCTTTTCTACGCCAAGTGGACGCTATCTGGAAGCATGGGTTTTCGCTTCCTTCGGCTTGTGACCCTGTCCTGGACGAATGGGCGGAACTGGGTGAGCGCACTGAAGAAAAGGTTTGGGAGCGACTGGAATTAGCGGCCGAACACGGTAACCCGACTCTACTTCCGTATTTAACCGGTTTATTGCCTGAGTTACAGCAGTATCTGGGTGAGTTTTATCATAAGGTTAGGTATTCACCCGCCGCTATAGAGGACGACTCCTGGTACAAGGGCCGCTATCCTGGAAAAGAGGCACAAATAGTCACCTATGCTTTAACTACGCTGGTTTGGCGTAACGAAAACATTGCTCTGCGAAGCTATAAAAAGCTGAGCTCACAACTACCCTTTACCGAACAACAAAAAGGGCGTATTGCGGAAGAATTTGCTGTTGCATTAAGCTTAAACTCTCACCCTGAAGCTCGTGTCTGGCATGACCGCGTTCCGGTCAACGCGTTAAATGAACGAGTTTTACAGTGGCGTTTGGCTATTTATCTTAAGGACAAAGATTACGAAGGCCTGAGAGATGCGATCCAAAGTTTGCCGGTTGCCATTCGGCAGGGCAATCAATGGCGTTACTGGCTGGCTCGTTCACAAGAGATAACCGGTAACGCTTTGGCCGCACAAGAACTGTACGAAGATTTATCAGACGAACGGCATTACTACGGCTTTCTGGCGGCCGCACGATTACAAAAGCCGGTGAGCCTTGAACAAGAGAAACTTGAAGTCAGTGTTGTTCAACTCGAGCAAATTCGTAATCATCCTAGCGTGCAACGTGCGTATGAACTGATTCAACTGGAGCGCTGGGTCGACGCCCGGCGCGAATGGAACCATTTATTGACGCAGCTTGATGGCGAGGAGCAAAAGGTCGCGGCCTATCTCGCCAGCGAGTGGGGATGGCACGATCAGGCGATATGGACATTAGCGCAAATAGGGCATTTTGACGCTGTGGGCATTCGTTTCCCATTAGCTTACAAAGACATATTAGGGCGGGCGTCACAAGCCGCCGGAATAGATGAAAGCTGGGCTTTAGCTGTTACGCGTCGGGAAAGTAATTTTCGGCACGATGCCTATTCAAGTGCCGGTGCAAGGGGGCTAATGCAGATTCTGCCTGGTACCGCAAAGCAACTGGACACTAAAAATAATAGTTGGCGGCGGTTGAACGACCCCGCTGTTAATGTGCGCCTGGGCACTGACTATCTAAGTCGACTGAAACACCGCTTTGAGAATAATTGGTTATTAGCTACAGCAAGTTATAATGCAGGTTATTATCGAGTTAAAGACTGGTTACCCGACGAACCTGTTGCTGCTGACGAGTGGGTCGAAACCATTCCGTACCATGAAACGAGAGATTACGTAAAAGCGGTATTGAGTTATCAGCAAATTTATAGGATGTTGGGTGGTAACGAGGATAATTTGTTTGAGCAAGTTGTTGATATGACAATTGTTGATACTGAATAA